The Geminocystis sp. NIES-3708 genomic sequence TTTGCTCATCGAAATAAAGAAAATAAAATTGTCATTAATCAACCACAATTATTCATGATGATAGCTGGAGATGATGGAAAATGGCAACATCCCTTAGAACAACCAATGGATATAATTGAAAGAATTTTACCTAAAAGTTTACATCAATATTTTTTCTTTGATGGTGAACATATTGATCATCTTTTTCGCATAGAAGAAAGACATAAAATTGCTGAAGATACAAAGGAATTAATAGGGGTAAAAGTTTTAGAAAGGGCAGTCAGTCACTTAAAAAATGCTCAAAAAATCTTAAAAGATGAGTTAAATTCTATAGGCGATATAACAATTACAACGTTGATTAAACAACAAAAAGATCAAGAAATTTTCAAAATAAAATTAGAAAAAGATAATAACTTACTTATCACTAGATTAGAACAATTACTTTTAGATAAGCAAAGTATTTCTGCACAAATGTTAGCTATGGGTGGTATTGAAAATTTACAAGTCTTAAAGCAAAAATTATTAACCGATGAAAAAGAAGTTAGAAAGAATTTAATTAACACTCAACAAGCTATAAAAAAAGAAATTTCTACCAGAGGTTATTTAACTTTTTTATCTTCAACCATAGCGGAATTTAATCTGATTATTAAAGACTTAAGACATAAAGGAGAATTACCTAGTGGCATTAAGAAGCAATTTATAGAACAATTATTACATGAAAAAAAATGTATTTGTGGAACAGAATTATATCCTGAAACAAAGCCTTATTCACAAGTAAAAAATTGGATTAATCTTGCGGGAAGTACTGAGATAGAAGAAGCTGTTATTAGATTAGAAACTCAAGTCAATAATATTGAGTCTTTAAAAAATAATTTTTGGATAGAAATAAATAAATATCAAGAAAATATTAATAATTGGCGAATTCAGTTAAGCACTATTGAAGAAGAATTAGATAAAATAAATGAACAATTAAGACAATACCCTGATCATAATATTCAAGAAAAACAAAGACAATTAGATAATATTGAACAGCATATTCGCGAAATTACTTTAAATCAAGGAGAAAATAATTTACAATTAGAAAATATTAAAGAAGAGTTAATAAATTTAGAAAAACAGTTAAAAAAACAAGAAGTAAAACAAGAAAAACATTCTCTAATTATTAGAAGAATTCAAGGGGCAGATGATTCTATAAAATGTATTCTTGAAGTGCAAAAAAGACTGGAAAATCAATTTAGATTAGCCTTAGAAAAAAAAGTTCAAGAAATTTTTAACTCGATCTCTTTTACCCCTTATCAACCTCATTTAAATGAAAATTATGAGTTAAATTTAATTGAAAATACATCAGGAATTGATTTGGCAGTGGCGGCATCAACAGGAGAAAATCAAATCTTAAGTTTATCTTTTATCGGTGCTATTATTGATATGGTAAGAGAATGGTCAAAACAAAGTAATTTAGTCGGCTTAGATTCTAGTAAATTTCCCATAATTATGGATTCACCCTTCGGCAGTTTAGATGAAATTTATCGCCGTCAAGTGGGTAAATCTATCCCTAAATTAGCTAATCAATTAGTAGTTTTAGTCACAAAAACTCAATGGCGAAATGAAGTGGAAACGGAGATGAATCCTTATATCAATAAACAATATATTTTAGTATATCGATCGCCAAAAGAAGATTGTCAAGAAGATTTTATTATTCTTAATGGTGAAGAATATCCGTTGGTTAAAAAAAGCGATAATCAGTTTGAATATACAGAAATTATAGAAGTTAATATTTAAGTTTAAGAGGGTAAATTTTCAAATTTAAGGAAAGTATCATAAAGATATTGTAAGAATTTTAGATTCCGAAATTTACTAGAAAAATTATGCCAATTATTATTACTATTTTTACTTTTATCCCAACTAAAAACTTGAATACCATTCCAAAAAGTTGAATAACAATTTTGGGGAGTAGGAAAATCTAATATTAATTCACAATGAGGCTGTAAGGCTAAAAAATCGAAATTTGCTTGTTGGGCTGAAATAAAGTTACTATCATCAACTACAATTAACGCCTTATCTGCCAAAAAAGGTATTACCATTAATAATCCCATTAATTGTGAGCGATAATCGTGGGCACCATCATAAAAATAAACGCCAATTTTTTCCTCTATTTGATATTCTCTAAAGTCAAAAAAGAATTCTTCAAAGTCTTGATTACAGAAATTTACTTGTTCTTCTAAGTTAAAATAAGATAAATTATTCTCTAATTGATTCATATTTTTACCTTCAAAATCAAATTCTGAAAAGTCATCCACTGCATAGGCAGTTTTGTCATGATTATTTATTAAAGCACCAATTAAAGTTGAACCTTTGTATGTACCAATTTCGCAGTAAATTTCATCTTTTTCCATACATTCAACTGCCCAATTTAATAACTGTAAAATATTAGTAGTTGTCATGCCATCAATATGATTTAATATCGAACTAAAAATAGAGTCTTTTGGAGTAATTAAATCAGTGCTATAATTATGATATTTGTTAGATAACTCTTGAATAAATTTTTGATAATCCATAATTGTTAAATTAATCTTTTTTTCTCGTTATAATTTTAAGTTGACCTTTAAAATACCAGAAACTTTAATAATAATATCAGTTATGACGACAGAATATAATTTGCCTCGTCAACGTTGGAAATTTTATCCTCAAAATCCCAGTTTAGTTAATAATTTAATCTCTTATTTAGGTTTATCTCCTATCATTACCCAAGTGATTTTAAATCGTGGTATCGTTGATATAAAAGAAGCTCAAGGTTATGTTAATCCTGAAATTATTGATTTGCCTTCTCCTTTAACAGAATTTCTTGATTTAGATAAAAGTATTGAAATATTAAAAAACGCCATCGCTTCTAGGCAAAAAATAGCAATATGTGGTGACTATGACGCTGATGGTATGACTAGTACGGCTTTATTGTTGAGAGGTTTAAGACATTTAGGGGCACAGGTGGATTATGCTATTCCCAGTCGCATGACAGATGGTTATGGTATTAATCGTCGTATTGTGGAAGAATTCAAGCAAGAAGGGGTAAGCCTGATTTTAACTGTAGATAATGGTATTTCTGCTTATGATGCGATCGCAAGGGCTAAAGAGTTAGACTTAAAAGTAATTATCACGGATCATCATGATTTACCACCAAAGTTGCCCCCTGCTGATGCCATTTTAAATCCAAAATTATTGCCTGAAGATTCTCCTTATCGTAGTTTAGCAGGAGTTGGAGTTGCTTATATTTTGGCGGTGACTTTAGCACAAAATTTGAATCAATTACAAGGTTTAACAAAGCCATTATTAGAATTATACACCGTTGGGACGATCGCCGATCTTGCACCCTTAACAGGAGTAAATCGCCGTTGGTTAAAAAGAGGTTTAAAATTATTGTCAAATTCTGATATTTTGGGAATAAGATCATTGATTAAATTAGCAGAAGTTGATGGACAAAAAAAACTTTTAAATTCTGATGATATAGGCTTTAAAATTGGTCCGAGAATTAACGCTATTGGGCGAATAGATGATCCTCAAATTGTCATTGAATTATTGACGACAGAAGATGAAGAAATTGCTATAACTAGAGCAATGCAATGTAATTTAAGTAATCAAACTCGTCAAAATTTATGTAAACAAATTGAACAAGAAGCTATTAAAATTATTGAAGAAACTCCTTTAAATTGGCAAGAAGATCGAGTTTTATTAATCATTCATGAAAATTGGCATCATGGCGTAATTGGAATCGTTGCTTCTCGTTTATTAGAAAGATATGGTGTACCTGTTTTTATCGGCACTTACGACGAAGAAAAAACAGATATAATAAGAGGCTCGGCTAGAGGAATTGAAGAATATAATGTTTTTTTAGCTTTACAATATTGCGATGATTTACTAGATAAATATGGAGGGCATAAAGCCGCAGGAGGATTTAGTTTTTCTCGTCAAAATTTATCATTAATTCATGAGCGTTTAAAAGATTTTTCTCATAAGTGTTTAATTCCAGAATATTTGAAGCCTTTAATAAAAATAGATGCACAAATAAACTTTTCACAAATAAACTTTAAATTACTAAAAGAAATAGACAGTTTATACCCTTGGGGAATTGAAAATAAAGCCCCAACTTTTTGTACATCTAAAGTAAAAGTTATTAGCCAAAAGTTGACAAAAACAGGAGAACATTTACAATTAACTCTAATAGATCAAGCCCAACAATTAAAAGGAATAGCATGGGGTTGGCATCATTATTATCCTTTACCGCCAGTAGTTGATATAGCCTATCGACTCAAAGAAAATGAGTGGAATGGAGACAAATCAATTCAACTAGAAATTATTGGTGCAAGAGAATCGGATAAAGTATAAACTATTTGTTTTCAATAGTAAGTCGATTTTTGATTCTTTATTTTTAATTCTTAATTCTTCTATTGTTCATTTTTGATATTTCTGGTATATATGTTAATAGAGAACAAAATGTAGAGAATTTTTATGTTGTCTCTGGAATTACCCAGTACTGCCGTCCGTGAAAAAATACAATTATCAAGTCGTATTTTATTGATTGAAGATGAAGAATTGATCAGGAATATAATTGCTTTAAACCTTGAAGAAGAGGGATATGAAGTAATTAAAGCCTGTAACGGTAGGGAAGCCCTAAATATCCTTGAACGTCAACATTTGCAAAGTTCAGGAGATAATATTGATATGGTTATCTTAGATTTAATGTTACCTGAAGTTAATGGATTAGATGTTTGTCGCTTACTTCGTCATCGTGGTAATATGATTCCTATTTTAATATTAAGTGCTAAAGCCGCTGAAACAGACCGAGTTTTGGGTTTAGAAGTTGGGGCTGATGATTATTTGACTAAACCTTTTAGTATGAAAGAATTAGTCGCTCGTTGTCGTGCCTTATTACGTCGAAATTCAGTAAATACGACATCATCTACTTCCATTCGCCAATTTAAAGATATAACCATGCTTTCTAATGAATGTAGAGTTATGGTAAGACAAGAAGAAGTTAACCTTTCTCCAAAAGAATATCGTTTATTAGAGTTATTTATGACTTATCCTAAAAGGGTATGGGATAGAGAACAACTAATAGAAAATATTTGGGGGGCAGATTTTTTAGGGGATACAAAAACCGTAGATGTACATATTCGTTGGTTAAGAGAAAAATTAGAGAAAGACCCAAGTAATCCTGAGTACTTAATAACTGTTCGTGGATTTGGTTATAGATTTGGCTGATAAATTGATAATTAATAGTTGATATAGCGTTTTTCATTATTAATTATTAATTATTAATTATTAATTATTGATTGTTAATGAATGTTTTATTTTTTATGTGGTTTAACCCTTGGCTTAATTATTTATTTTTGGAAGAAATATCAAATTGATACCGAATTAACAGATATTTTACACTCCCTATCACAATTTGAATTCGTCCATTCTCTTTCAAAAATAGCCCAAGTTAGGCGAAATGTTAACTTACTCAATAATCATTTTTATTATACTCAATTAGAATTAGATCTTCATCGTCATTTAATCAATAAAATTCCTCTAGGTTACTTAAGAATAAATGAAGAAAATTGTTTAATAGAATGTAATGAACAAGCAAAAACTTTGTTAAATATTCAGCGTTGGAATTCTGAAATATTAAGATTATTTTTGGAATTAGTGCGTTCTTATGAACTAGATCAATTAATTCAACAAACTCGAAAAACGCAACAAAATTTAATCATTGAATGGGAATTTTTTCCTACTACTAACTATGTTTTAGAAAATGAATCTAATCTCGAAATAGAAAGCTATAAATCTCTTTTTCTTAAAGCTTATAGTTATCCTTTACCAGCAGAACACGTTAGTATTTTTATCGAAAATAAACAAATAATTAAAGAGTTATCAGCAAGACGAGATGAGGCTTATTCTGATTTAAGTCATGAATTACGAACACCCTTAACATCTCTTTCGTTATTAACAGAAACCTTACTCAAATATAGCGATGAGAAAAGTAAAATTTGGGTACAGCAAATGTATCAAGAAATTAACCGTTTAATTAATTTAGTTCAAAATTGGCTAGAAATTTCGAGCTTAGAAAAAAATCCTTATCAAACCCTAAAAATTCAACATTTAGACTTAAAACAATTAATATTATCTGCATGGGAATCATTAAAAATATTAGCAGATAAAGAACAAATATCATTAGAATATCAAGGAGAAGAAAAATTAATTATTGAAGCAGATCTTAACCGTTTAACTCAAGTTTTTGTTAACTTATTTGATAATAGTATTAAACATAGTTCTTTTGGTGGTTTAATTACTGTTAAAATTGATATTAAAAGTTATGATGAAAATCATCAATTTTTAGAAATTAACTTAATTGATTCAGGGACAGGTTTTAATACGGCTGATTTACCTTATATTTTTGAGCGACTCTATAGAGGAGATAAATCAAGAGCAAGAAATTCAACAGGCGGTACTGGCTTAGGATTAAGTATTGTTAAACAAATTATTGAAGCACATCAAGGTTCAATAATAGCTAATAATCATCCTCAAACTAAAGGTGCATGGTTTAAAATTATTTTTCCTTTTAAATAAAGGGTTGAAAAAATACTTAATTAACAAAAAAGTCTCAGATTTTGGCTAATTTTATTCCAAAAAACTAACATTTTCAATCCCATTCTATACAATTAAGTATTTTTTATATTTAATTATAATATTGACATCGACATCTTTATCTATAAGTATTTCTCTTAACCTCTATCTACTACCCTCACAAAAACACTTTTTCAACAACCTCTAATTATTGATAAATTATTGTTGTATAAGATTTTTTTTCAAAAAATAAAATAAATTATTTAAAAATTATTCATGAGTACAAATACTTTATATACGTATAAATACTGAATTTTATGATTAACTTTAAATAAATCCATGAATAAAACTTTAACTAAGTTTTGTAAAAAATAAGACATTTAAAAAATAAATCTAGTTATAATTTAAGAAAAAGCAATATAAATTAACAAGATAAAATTTTTCATCATAAAAAAATATCATCTTAAATTTAGACTTTAATCTTAACTGTAGAGGGGAAAAAATGATTAGAAATACTGCAACCATTGACATCCAAACTCAATATAATCAAGGAGAAAGAGATTTTCCAAAATTGCAATTAAGAAGAATAGATTTAAGAAATAATAAACTTAGAGGAATTAATTTAGCAGGATCAGATTTAAGTTATGCTGACTTAAGAGATGTTGATTTAACCAATGCTAATCTCAGTAATTGCTATTTGAATGAGGCTAATTTAAGTGGTGCTAATTTGAGTGGTGCGAACTTGAAAGGAGCATATTTAATTAAAGCATATTTAACTAGAGTATCTTTCAAAAAAGCTATCCTTAAAGAAACATATTTAACAGGTAGTTTTCTTACTAAAGCAGATTTAAGTCAAGCAGATTTATGTGGTGCATTTTTAAATGGAGCTCATCTTAATGGTGCTAATTTTAGAGAAGCAGTTTATGATAACAGCACTCGTTTTGATAAATCTTTCGAGCCTAATTCTTTGGGTATGAAAATTAGTTCCTCTTTTCAACAAACCGCTGCAAGAAAAGTTAGTATTGGTGATATAACTAGTAATTTTGAAAGCATCGCTAGCATAACAAGTCATTACTTAGGGGGTACAATTACCGCCAAAAATTTTGAAGATTCTCGCCCTGATGTAGAATGGTTACAACAATTTTGTATGGATAAAAAAGGGAAAATTTCTTTTACGGGCACAATGAGTAATCAAGCCACGATGATGCAATTAAAATGGTTTGAAAAATGGACAAATGCTTTTATCAAAAAATCTTCCATCATTATTCAAGACTTACCAAATATTATTGAAGAAAAACATCTCACTGTTGAGTATTTAATCAAAAATAATGTCGCTTAATTGTTAATAAAACTTATTTTTTTGTTTATTTCTTCATAATTTATATTTGTATTCTCATCTTTATCATTTACTATGATTAATAAATTTAAAAATAGGTATAAATGCTAATTATTAAGCGAAATTTCGCAATTGTATAGAAATGTTTAAAAAGAAGATTCAAAAATAAAAATTTAGTTAAAATAAGTGCAGAAGGTAAATTAATTTACGACTAATTTAATAATTGAAGAACCATTACATTATAAGTATAAGAGGATTGAAAATCAGATGACTTTTACACCTACAAAATCAAGTCGTACTGTAGAAACAATTTCCAAGAATCTATGGAAAAATAAATACCCTAAAAAACATGATCATTATACCTTAGAAGACTTTTTTCATTTTGACACTCAAAATGGGGACATTACTGATTGGAATGAATCTCGAAATGTTCTTGTAACTGAAGATTTTATCGTGGGATTAATCGAAGGTTTAGAAGAAGAAGTAGGTTCTGCTTCTAGTGTGGTTATGTATAATATCGGTAAAGCGTGGGGTATTAGAGACGCTGAATTTTTTGAACAATGGTTTCAAAAAGAATATGAGTATCCCAAAAATAGTAAAGATATGAATTTATTATATGTTCTTGAAGCGTGGTGGTGGCCTTTCACGACTCAAGGATGGGGCAACTGGGATGTTGATTTAAGTGAACAAAAAAATGGTTTTATGTTTGTTAATATCTTTGATTCCGCCGTTGCTCGTACTTTAGGAGATGTTGGTAAACCAGTATGTCATATTTATGCAGGTTTAATGGCTGGTTTTTTCAGTCGTTTTATCAACAAACAACTTAACTGCATTGAAATTCAGTGCTACTCTATGGGTGAAACCTATTGTAAATTTTTGTTAGGAAAACAAGATCGAATTGATGCCGCTACTTTCTGGCAAAATGAGGGTGCTGGTGCAAAAGATATTCAGAAAAAATTAGTGAATGGAGAATATCTCAAATGATACCCTTAACCTGTGTTACAGTCGAAAAATTTTTTCAGGAAGCTAATTGGCAAGGTTTTAAACTCATTCATGACAATAAAACTCCTTCAACGGAGAAGATACTAACCGAAGAGACAACCCCTATTGCTCATTTTGGTTTAACAGTGGAAAGTTTTTTCTCTTTACATAATTGGCAGGGTATTTTCAAAACTTATCAACATCAAACAGAAACTGTTGAAAAAGAAGAAGAATTATTGGTAACAAAACAACCATCTTACCCCCTGACGATGTCAGTAGGAGAATTTTTCCAGCGTATGGCTTGGCAAGGACAAAATTATAAAATGTACAAGAAAACTAATATCGCCTCCATGCCAAAGATGTCTGATGTTATCAATCTTAAACCTCAAGTATTGAATGTCAAAGATTTATCTGATTTACTTTAAGGAAAAATTATGTATCCAGAATTACAAGCATTAATTCACGAAGCCGAATTTCAGTATCTTAATCAAGAAAACTTAAATCAATTCTCTCAAGAAATCTCCACTCTTAAAAATAGAATTGCGGCTTATAAACTTCTGCGAGATGAAGAAATAAGTATTTTTCAAGAAATTGCCGATGATGTAGTTATTAAATTTCCCAAAGAAAATCCTAAGAAAATTGAAACTGCTATCCGTCATTGGTTATTAATTACAAGATATTCTGCCATGGCGATGATGTTAAATAACCACGAATTTCTCGAACATCGTTTATTAGAATGGTTGACAGATATAGTTCAAGCTCATCAATCTGAAGCTATTTTTTCGACTATTTATTCATTATTAATTGCTAAATTAACTGAGGTTTTTTCTAATGATGAATTAAATCATCTTCAGCCATTTTTAGCCCAAGCCAATGATTATTTAATGAATACTTCTGTTTTAGCTAATTAAAGCATCAAAAATCGATCAAAAATAAGAGGAAAAATCAATGATTTCCGTTGCGGATTTAGTTCAAGAAAAAGCCTTAAAAGGTAATTATTTTGCCCCTTCTGCCTATGTGCAAGGAGATTTTGAGTTAGGATTATTAGAAACAAGACTAGGCTCAAGATTAATCGCTTTACCTGAAGTTCTTTTACAAGGTATTTACGCTGGTTTAGAAGAAGAAATTGGTCAAGCGACAGGGATAGTTCTTTATAATTGTGGACGTTGGTGGGGCAAAAGTTTTTATCGCCGTTTTATCCAAGAAGTCAGCGAATATTATGAGATGCCATTAGCACAAATGGAGATGGCTCAATTTTTGAGTTGTTTAAAACAATGTTGGAAAACTCACGGTTGGGGGGTGATTAATTTTAATTTCGATTACTATTCTCAAGGTTTTATCGTGGCAAATACAGTTAACTCTCCTTTTGCCCAAGCCGCACCTCAAGGAAAAGGTTTTGCTTGTCAGCCAGAATCTGGAATTTTAACTTCTTTTTTCAGTCAATTGACGGGAGAAAATCTTGATTGTATTCAACTTAGTTGTGAATCGATGGGTGCGAAATCTAACTATTTTGTTATCGGCTTAGATGAAAGGGTGAAGTTAGCCAAAACTTTATCGGAGGAAGGTCATGATCATTCTACCATTCTTGATCGTTTATTAGAAAGTAATTCTGCTGATAACTAAAGATAACTTCAAGAAATATCTCAAAAATTAACTTTTAATTTACATACAAATAATAGTTAATAGCTAATTGTTAACTGTTAATTATTAATTGTTTAACTATCTTTAATTTTCACTAAAACATAAGCTAATCTTAAATTATACCCTTTATAAATTTAGATAAGAAGATAGTGGCAAAATCCATCAGACTAGATCCTTTAGGTACAGATACAGCAATTAAAACTAATGATAACCTCTTATCAGGATTATTGAAAAGTCAATTAAATGTCCTGCAGGAATGCGGTGGCAGAGGAATGTGTTCTACTTGTCATGTTTATATCAAAGAAGGCATGGAAAGTTTATCACCTCTGAATCGCAGAGAAAAAAGAACTTTAGAAGTAATTACCACTTGTAAACTTAATTCTCGTCTGGCTTGTCAAGCTAGGGTTATCGGTGAAGGAGTAGTAGTTGAATTGCCTTCAGGGATGTATTTAAGTCAGATTGATGACGTTGAATCCTTAATTGGTAGAAGAGCACAACAAAATATTCTTCATCCTATCTCTGGGAAGATTTTGGTAGAGGAAGGAAAGTTAATTACTCGCTCAATGATTAGTCAATTAGAGAATACAAAAGGAGAAGTTACCCAATATTTAGCCAATACCAGTGATGCAGTTTAACATCATTTTATTAATTTTTACTAGGAGTATTCAACAATGTTAAAACAATTTGCGGATTTAACCATCGAAGCTGATGGACGTTACGCTGAAGATTATGAGTTAAAATTTTTAGAGGATTATTTAGAATCTCAAGATTTAAGAATGAGTGCTTATATTAAAATTCGAGATAATGCTGATGCTATCGTAGAAGCGGTAAGAGTAGGTAAAAATAAGCGTAATCCTGAATTTAAAGATTATTATGCCACTTGTAAACGGGATTTTATCGATTTAATTCGTTATAGTGCGGCGGCGTTATTATTTGATGATTTAGAACGGTTACGTACTAATATGTTGTTATGGTTTCAAACCATTGCTAAATCTTGGACTTTTGAAGATGATAATAACGATACTTATGATGTATTGTTACAAGTAATTCCACAATTTTTAACCCCAGAAGAAGCTAAACTTGCTCTTCCGATTTTTGAGCTTAATTGTGCAGTTTTAGTTTAATTTTTTTATGTTCGGTATTTTGGAGTATTTTAATTAAAATGATAGAAAAAAAACAAGATATAATCGGTTTTACAGGTTTAGGGGTTTCCGTAGTAGGAGTAATTGCTTCTGTAGCACTAAACAATCCTCTTTTAGCTTCTATTCCTTTAACTATTGGGGTTGGTTGTAACCTTGCTAGTCGTAAACAGTTTAATGATACTTTAGTGGAAGCCTATAATACTCAACAACAAACAATTAATGAGTTGATGAATAAATTAGAGGTTAATCATGGAGAATTAACTGAAAAACTCACCAATAATCAAACAGATTTAGCTAATCGAGTGGAAAAATTACAGTTATCTATGCAAGATAATTTAGCTAAACAAAAACAAGATATTAACAGTGAAATTAAAAGGCTCGAATTACAACATCAAGACTTAAATAATATTGTTAGTAATATTAAAGAAGTAGAAACTTTTTCTCAGGAATTACGCTCTCAACCTGACTCCGCCGACTTCTTTTATCAAAGAGGATTAAGTTACGAAAAATTAGGTAATTATCATGGAGCGATCGAAGACTATACTGAAGCTATTAAGAAAAACTCTAGCCTTGCTAAAGCCTACCATAAAAGAGGAGTTCTTTACCT encodes the following:
- a CDS encoding V4R domain-containing protein, translated to MTFTPTKSSRTVETISKNLWKNKYPKKHDHYTLEDFFHFDTQNGDITDWNESRNVLVTEDFIVGLIEGLEEEVGSASSVVMYNIGKAWGIRDAEFFEQWFQKEYEYPKNSKDMNLLYVLEAWWWPFTTQGWGNWDVDLSEQKNGFMFVNIFDSAVARTLGDVGKPVCHIYAGLMAGFFSRFINKQLNCIEIQCYSMGETYCKFLLGKQDRIDAATFWQNEGAGAKDIQKKLVNGEYLK
- a CDS encoding response regulator transcription factor, with protein sequence MLSLELPSTAVREKIQLSSRILLIEDEELIRNIIALNLEEEGYEVIKACNGREALNILERQHLQSSGDNIDMVILDLMLPEVNGLDVCRLLRHRGNMIPILILSAKAAETDRVLGLEVGADDYLTKPFSMKELVARCRALLRRNSVNTTSSTSIRQFKDITMLSNECRVMVRQEEVNLSPKEYRLLELFMTYPKRVWDREQLIENIWGADFLGDTKTVDVHIRWLREKLEKDPSNPEYLITVRGFGYRFG
- a CDS encoding pentapeptide repeat-containing protein, giving the protein MIRNTATIDIQTQYNQGERDFPKLQLRRIDLRNNKLRGINLAGSDLSYADLRDVDLTNANLSNCYLNEANLSGANLSGANLKGAYLIKAYLTRVSFKKAILKETYLTGSFLTKADLSQADLCGAFLNGAHLNGANFREAVYDNSTRFDKSFEPNSLGMKISSSFQQTAARKVSIGDITSNFESIASITSHYLGGTITAKNFEDSRPDVEWLQQFCMDKKGKISFTGTMSNQATMMQLKWFEKWTNAFIKKSSIIIQDLPNIIEEKHLTVEYLIKNNVA
- a CDS encoding class I SAM-dependent methyltransferase, which codes for MDYQKFIQELSNKYHNYSTDLITPKDSIFSSILNHIDGMTTTNILQLLNWAVECMEKDEIYCEIGTYKGSTLIGALINNHDKTAYAVDDFSEFDFEGKNMNQLENNLSYFNLEEQVNFCNQDFEEFFFDFREYQIEEKIGVYFYDGAHDYRSQLMGLLMVIPFLADKALIVVDDSNFISAQQANFDFLALQPHCELILDFPTPQNCYSTFWNGIQVFSWDKSKNSNNNWHNFSSKFRNLKFLQYLYDTFLKFENLPS
- a CDS encoding cell wall metabolism sensor histidine kinase WalK — its product is MFYFLCGLTLGLIIYFWKKYQIDTELTDILHSLSQFEFVHSLSKIAQVRRNVNLLNNHFYYTQLELDLHRHLINKIPLGYLRINEENCLIECNEQAKTLLNIQRWNSEILRLFLELVRSYELDQLIQQTRKTQQNLIIEWEFFPTTNYVLENESNLEIESYKSLFLKAYSYPLPAEHVSIFIENKQIIKELSARRDEAYSDLSHELRTPLTSLSLLTETLLKYSDEKSKIWVQQMYQEINRLINLVQNWLEISSLEKNPYQTLKIQHLDLKQLILSAWESLKILADKEQISLEYQGEEKLIIEADLNRLTQVFVNLFDNSIKHSSFGGLITVKIDIKSYDENHQFLEINLIDSGTGFNTADLPYIFERLYRGDKSRARNSTGGTGLGLSIVKQIIEAHQGSIIANNHPQTKGAWFKIIFPFK
- a CDS encoding phycobilisome protein: MYPELQALIHEAEFQYLNQENLNQFSQEISTLKNRIAAYKLLRDEEISIFQEIADDVVIKFPKENPKKIETAIRHWLLITRYSAMAMMLNNHEFLEHRLLEWLTDIVQAHQSEAIFSTIYSLLIAKLTEVFSNDELNHLQPFLAQANDYLMNTSVLAN
- the recJ gene encoding single-stranded-DNA-specific exonuclease RecJ, whose translation is MTTEYNLPRQRWKFYPQNPSLVNNLISYLGLSPIITQVILNRGIVDIKEAQGYVNPEIIDLPSPLTEFLDLDKSIEILKNAIASRQKIAICGDYDADGMTSTALLLRGLRHLGAQVDYAIPSRMTDGYGINRRIVEEFKQEGVSLILTVDNGISAYDAIARAKELDLKVIITDHHDLPPKLPPADAILNPKLLPEDSPYRSLAGVGVAYILAVTLAQNLNQLQGLTKPLLELYTVGTIADLAPLTGVNRRWLKRGLKLLSNSDILGIRSLIKLAEVDGQKKLLNSDDIGFKIGPRINAIGRIDDPQIVIELLTTEDEEIAITRAMQCNLSNQTRQNLCKQIEQEAIKIIEETPLNWQEDRVLLIIHENWHHGVIGIVASRLLERYGVPVFIGTYDEEKTDIIRGSARGIEEYNVFLALQYCDDLLDKYGGHKAAGGFSFSRQNLSLIHERLKDFSHKCLIPEYLKPLIKIDAQINFSQINFKLLKEIDSLYPWGIENKAPTFCTSKVKVISQKLTKTGEHLQLTLIDQAQQLKGIAWGWHHYYPLPPVVDIAYRLKENEWNGDKSIQLEIIGARESDKV
- a CDS encoding V4R domain-containing protein produces the protein MISVADLVQEKALKGNYFAPSAYVQGDFELGLLETRLGSRLIALPEVLLQGIYAGLEEEIGQATGIVLYNCGRWWGKSFYRRFIQEVSEYYEMPLAQMEMAQFLSCLKQCWKTHGWGVINFNFDYYSQGFIVANTVNSPFAQAAPQGKGFACQPESGILTSFFSQLTGENLDCIQLSCESMGAKSNYFVIGLDERVKLAKTLSEEGHDHSTILDRLLESNSADN
- a CDS encoding AAA family ATPase, producing MKIISLQLLNFRQFYGKTPVIYFAHGEKNTTIIHGNNGAGKTTILNAFTWVFYEKFSAAFASPDLLVNKKAINEVEFGTAIECFVEIIFDHDYKTYQLKRKCFAHRNKENKIVINQPQLFMMIAGDDGKWQHPLEQPMDIIERILPKSLHQYFFFDGEHIDHLFRIEERHKIAEDTKELIGVKVLERAVSHLKNAQKILKDELNSIGDITITTLIKQQKDQEIFKIKLEKDNNLLITRLEQLLLDKQSISAQMLAMGGIENLQVLKQKLLTDEKEVRKNLINTQQAIKKEISTRGYLTFLSSTIAEFNLIIKDLRHKGELPSGIKKQFIEQLLHEKKCICGTELYPETKPYSQVKNWINLAGSTEIEEAVIRLETQVNNIESLKNNFWIEINKYQENINNWRIQLSTIEEELDKINEQLRQYPDHNIQEKQRQLDNIEQHIREITLNQGENNLQLENIKEELINLEKQLKKQEVKQEKHSLIIRRIQGADDSIKCILEVQKRLENQFRLALEKKVQEIFNSISFTPYQPHLNENYELNLIENTSGIDLAVAASTGENQILSLSFIGAIIDMVREWSKQSNLVGLDSSKFPIIMDSPFGSLDEIYRRQVGKSIPKLANQLVVLVTKTQWRNEVETEMNPYINKQYILVYRSPKEDCQEDFIILNGEEYPLVKKSDNQFEYTEIIEVNI